The proteins below are encoded in one region of Fibrella aestuarina BUZ 2:
- a CDS encoding glycoside hydrolase family 10 protein, with translation MRIICSVGLVVLLLVGLLRCQRTTKPEPPKKTITSAIPEPVTPPVSITVAAIPPRPIVSDSLLLEPPIIDSSGTLPPLKREFRAVWIATVDNIDWPSKKGLPVADQQREFLELLDMSQQTGLNAVVVQIRAAADAFYAKGSEPWSEWLTGQQGLAPDPFYDPMEFMIREARARNLEFHAWLNLDRATFSKVASVAPTNISFQRPNWMVEYGGRKLFNLGLPEVRAYVAGTVANIVRNYDVDGIHFDDYFYPYAVAGQTFADDATFQQFNPDGLKKDDWRRQNIDKLIRQIGDSIQVTKPWVKFGISPFGVWKNQKNDPQGSLTYGGQAFYDLYADIRKWAREDWADYIVPQIYFSTKFDRANYKVLVDWWIKNKGNRHLYIGQGPYRLGRGSEAGWLEQTQLGDQLRHNRQYADVLGSVFFSAKSLKNNLLACRDTLQTRFYQHPALVPTMPWLDDVPPNQPRNAKAAPLTDGIELFWEEPEQPTELDRVRYYVVYRTEGVRLPRTTDPRRILAIRPAEQGTRLIDRSADPKKRYTYTVTAFDRLHNESAATSVVYRTGVN, from the coding sequence ATGCGTATTATTTGCTCCGTGGGTCTCGTTGTGCTGCTGTTGGTCGGCCTGTTGCGCTGCCAACGGACCACCAAACCCGAACCACCCAAGAAGACGATAACGAGTGCCATTCCCGAACCCGTAACGCCCCCCGTCTCGATTACGGTCGCTGCCATTCCGCCCCGGCCTATCGTATCGGATTCGCTTCTGCTCGAACCGCCGATCATCGACTCGTCAGGTACGTTGCCGCCGCTCAAGCGTGAGTTTCGCGCCGTCTGGATCGCTACGGTCGACAACATCGACTGGCCGAGTAAGAAGGGCCTGCCCGTAGCCGATCAGCAACGGGAGTTTCTGGAGTTGCTCGACATGAGTCAGCAAACGGGCCTCAACGCGGTGGTCGTGCAGATTCGGGCCGCGGCCGATGCCTTTTACGCCAAAGGCAGTGAACCGTGGTCGGAGTGGCTGACGGGGCAACAAGGCCTAGCACCCGACCCGTTCTACGACCCCATGGAATTCATGATCCGGGAAGCGCGGGCGCGTAACCTTGAGTTTCACGCATGGCTTAACCTCGACCGGGCTACGTTCAGCAAAGTGGCGAGTGTTGCGCCCACCAACATTAGTTTTCAGCGCCCCAACTGGATGGTCGAGTATGGTGGCCGCAAACTCTTTAACCTCGGCCTGCCCGAGGTACGTGCCTACGTGGCCGGTACGGTCGCTAACATCGTTCGGAACTACGACGTGGACGGTATTCATTTCGACGATTATTTTTATCCCTATGCCGTAGCGGGCCAAACCTTTGCCGACGATGCGACTTTTCAACAATTCAACCCCGATGGGCTGAAGAAAGACGATTGGCGGCGGCAGAACATCGATAAGCTCATCCGGCAAATTGGCGACTCCATTCAAGTCACCAAGCCGTGGGTGAAGTTTGGCATCAGCCCGTTTGGCGTCTGGAAAAACCAGAAGAACGACCCGCAGGGCTCGCTCACCTATGGCGGTCAGGCCTTCTACGATCTCTACGCCGACATCCGCAAGTGGGCGCGTGAAGATTGGGCCGATTACATCGTTCCGCAGATTTATTTCTCGACCAAATTTGACCGCGCCAACTATAAAGTGCTGGTCGACTGGTGGATCAAAAACAAAGGAAACCGACACCTGTATATAGGGCAGGGGCCATATCGGCTCGGGCGGGGGTCGGAAGCGGGCTGGCTTGAGCAGACCCAATTGGGCGATCAGCTACGCCATAATCGACAGTATGCCGATGTGCTCGGCAGCGTTTTTTTCAGTGCCAAATCGTTGAAGAATAACCTGCTGGCTTGTCGCGATACGCTGCAGACCCGCTTTTACCAACATCCGGCCCTAGTACCTACCATGCCCTGGCTCGACGATGTGCCACCCAACCAGCCCCGCAATGCGAAAGCCGCGCCGCTCACCGATGGTATTGAATTGTTCTGGGAAGAACCCGAGCAGCCGACCGAGCTCGACCGGGTACGTTATTACGTGGTGTACCGAACGGAAGGCGTGCGTTTGCCCCGCACCACCGACCCCCGCCGGATTCTGGCGATCCGCCCCGCCGAACAGGGCACTCGCCTGATTGACCGCTCGGCCGACCCGAAAAAGCGCTACACCTACACCGTCACGGCCTTCGACCGCCTCCACAACGAAAGCGCGGCTACTTCAGTTGTGTACCGGACTGGTGTGAATTGA
- a CDS encoding 4-hydroxy-3-methylbut-2-enyl diphosphate reductase, whose protein sequence is MKTFDIPEYYRSTIITPLKEYRRKRDKLKRDFTPTTLDFGPVRFQIARHFGFCYGVENAIEIAYKAIAENPGKRIFLLSEMIHNPDVNADLLSRGVQFLLDTSGRQLIPFTELTPADVVIIPAFGTTLETQRELAQIGLDVETYNTTCPFVEKVWNKASQIGKKEYTIVVHGKPTHEETRATFSHSKESAPTVVVKNMAQAQRLALYITGERSPEQFYDEFAGQYSAGFDPARDLRRIGVVNQTTMLASDTQGIADFLKLVMIRQYGLEEGSASVEEHFANTRDTLCYATNDNQDATYALLTYPADLAIVAGGYNSSNTSHIVELCAEKLPTYFIESADKMLSDTLIRHFDLATKQEIVTENYLPATRPITVLLTCGASCPDAVVEGILNRLLSFFPEAKPVSEVMGAFV, encoded by the coding sequence ATGAAAACGTTCGACATTCCCGAGTATTACCGTAGCACCATCATTACGCCGCTGAAAGAGTATCGCCGCAAACGCGACAAGCTTAAACGCGATTTCACGCCGACGACGCTCGACTTCGGGCCGGTGCGGTTTCAGATTGCGCGGCATTTTGGCTTCTGCTACGGCGTCGAGAATGCGATCGAGATTGCCTACAAAGCAATTGCCGAAAATCCGGGAAAACGAATTTTTCTCCTGAGCGAGATGATCCACAATCCTGACGTCAACGCCGATTTGCTGAGCCGGGGCGTACAGTTCCTGCTCGATACGTCGGGTCGGCAGCTGATTCCGTTTACTGAACTGACTCCCGCCGACGTGGTGATTATCCCGGCGTTTGGTACCACCCTCGAAACCCAGCGTGAACTCGCGCAGATTGGCCTCGACGTAGAAACTTACAATACGACCTGCCCATTTGTGGAAAAGGTATGGAACAAGGCGAGCCAGATCGGGAAAAAAGAGTACACGATTGTGGTGCACGGCAAGCCCACGCACGAAGAAACCCGGGCCACGTTTTCGCACAGCAAAGAATCGGCCCCAACGGTGGTGGTCAAAAACATGGCACAGGCCCAACGGTTGGCCTTGTACATCACCGGCGAACGCAGCCCGGAGCAGTTTTACGACGAATTTGCCGGGCAGTACTCTGCCGGCTTCGACCCCGCCCGCGACCTGCGCCGGATCGGCGTCGTGAACCAGACGACCATGCTGGCGTCTGACACCCAGGGTATTGCTGATTTTCTGAAGCTGGTGATGATCCGCCAGTATGGGCTGGAAGAAGGATCGGCTAGTGTGGAAGAGCACTTCGCCAACACGCGCGATACGCTCTGCTACGCCACCAACGACAACCAGGACGCGACGTATGCCTTGTTAACGTACCCAGCCGACCTGGCCATTGTGGCGGGCGGCTACAATTCGTCGAATACGTCGCACATCGTAGAGCTTTGTGCCGAAAAACTCCCGACCTACTTTATTGAATCGGCCGATAAGATGCTGTCTGATACGCTGATTCGCCATTTCGATCTAGCCACGAAGCAGGAAATCGTGACCGAAAACTACCTGCCCGCCACGCGCCCTATCACGGTGTTGCTCACCTGCGGCGCTTCCTGCCCCGACGCCGTCGTCGAAGGTATTCTGAACCGCCTCCTTTCCTTCTTCCCCGAGGCTAAACCCGTGTCAGAAGTGATGGGCGCGTTTGTGTAA
- a CDS encoding M20/M25/M40 family metallo-hydrolase, protein MRRSFTLAFVVAATFGSVAFLPVNPLRPSLEKVFERINQEVMQHGQAYETLADASTRIGHRLTGSPNGAKAEEYAFNLLRSYGFKDVRYDSFEVESWMRDTCTLSIVPNKSDNYRDVRVVSLAHSPVDAHVRGEIIDVGNGLEGDFAALKDQIKGKIALVNIGLSNPTKGARNLHRSEKTALAIQHGAKGVIMVNLVPGNVLLTGTASVTGKLIPVPAVCISYESGQALRKWMTEEQNDHLNAQIDMTNASRKIKARNVVATLPGSKYPNEKIVIGGHLDSWDLATGAIDNGIGSFSVMDIARTFKALKLKPARTIEFVLFMGEEQGLLGSRAMVEAYKKANKLDQVRYVLNLDMTNNPVGFNAFGREEIIPLLKTVGEAIQKTDTGFANTLTNQAGLHSDHQPFMIEGVPIIGMNGNLAREVLDCYHANCDRINLVDKAQLTNTVRYSAMLLYALADASDIPTRRFDDTRTRDYLIAQGLRTPLQIANEWRWKE, encoded by the coding sequence ATGAGACGATCGTTTACGCTTGCTTTTGTCGTGGCTGCCACCTTCGGGTCGGTCGCTTTTTTACCCGTCAACCCGCTTCGGCCGTCGCTGGAGAAGGTGTTCGAACGCATCAACCAAGAGGTGATGCAACATGGGCAGGCCTACGAAACCCTGGCCGATGCTTCTACCCGGATCGGCCATCGCCTGACGGGCAGCCCCAACGGTGCCAAAGCCGAAGAGTACGCGTTTAATCTGCTCCGGTCCTACGGGTTCAAAGACGTGCGCTACGATTCGTTCGAGGTTGAATCGTGGATGCGCGACACCTGTACACTATCTATTGTGCCCAACAAGTCAGACAATTACCGCGACGTGCGGGTGGTTTCGCTGGCGCACTCGCCCGTGGATGCGCACGTTCGGGGCGAAATCATCGACGTGGGCAACGGGCTGGAAGGGGATTTTGCCGCCCTGAAAGATCAGATCAAAGGAAAAATCGCGCTGGTTAATATCGGCCTGTCGAACCCGACGAAAGGCGCGCGCAACCTGCACCGCTCCGAAAAAACGGCCCTCGCCATTCAGCACGGCGCCAAAGGCGTGATTATGGTCAATCTGGTGCCGGGTAATGTGCTGCTCACCGGTACGGCTTCGGTGACGGGTAAGCTGATTCCGGTACCGGCGGTCTGTATTTCCTACGAAAGCGGACAGGCACTGCGAAAATGGATGACCGAAGAGCAAAACGACCACCTCAACGCTCAGATCGACATGACCAATGCAAGCCGGAAAATCAAGGCCCGCAACGTGGTGGCGACGCTACCCGGTTCGAAATACCCGAACGAGAAAATCGTGATCGGCGGCCACCTCGACTCCTGGGATCTGGCAACGGGCGCGATCGACAACGGCATCGGCTCGTTTTCGGTGATGGACATTGCCCGGACGTTCAAAGCGCTGAAACTGAAGCCCGCCCGCACCATCGAATTTGTCTTGTTTATGGGCGAAGAACAGGGACTCCTGGGCTCACGGGCAATGGTCGAAGCCTACAAAAAGGCGAACAAACTCGATCAGGTACGTTACGTGCTGAACCTCGACATGACGAATAACCCGGTGGGTTTCAATGCCTTTGGCCGGGAAGAGATCATTCCGCTACTAAAAACGGTGGGCGAAGCGATCCAAAAAACCGATACCGGCTTTGCCAACACACTGACCAATCAGGCAGGCCTTCATTCTGACCATCAGCCGTTTATGATCGAGGGTGTACCCATAATCGGTATGAACGGCAACCTGGCCCGCGAAGTGCTCGACTGCTACCACGCCAACTGTGATCGCATCAACCTGGTCGACAAGGCGCAGCTAACCAACACCGTGCGGTACAGCGCCATGTTGCTCTACGCCCTCGCCGACGCCAGCGACATTCCGACCCGCCGTTTTGATGACACCCGCACTCGCGATTACCTCATCGCGCAGGGCCTCCGCACCCCCCTCCAGATTGCCAACGAGTGGCGCTGGAAGGAGTAA
- a CDS encoding nuclear transport factor 2 family protein, protein MKKILFLVGTLLTTVGAFAQTAATEPAGLATAFCKAIEAEDATAMTALTTDDFTITSFDGQTADRDLLSQALSGAYLVTETMPANNVRSRTYNGNIAIVTGDSKFKGALQGTSFNANVVFIATCVKVGNNWKIASFQLSGMPSGN, encoded by the coding sequence ATGAAAAAAATACTATTTCTGGTGGGTACGTTGCTGACAACCGTCGGCGCTTTTGCTCAGACGGCGGCTACCGAGCCTGCGGGTTTGGCGACGGCTTTCTGTAAGGCAATCGAAGCCGAAGACGCAACAGCCATGACCGCCCTCACCACCGACGACTTTACGATTACCAGTTTCGATGGGCAAACCGCCGACCGGGATCTCTTAAGCCAGGCGTTGAGCGGGGCCTATCTGGTGACCGAAACCATGCCTGCCAACAACGTACGCAGCCGGACTTACAACGGTAATATAGCGATCGTGACGGGCGACTCAAAATTTAAGGGGGCGCTACAGGGCACCAGTTTCAACGCCAATGTGGTCTTTATCGCCACTTGTGTGAAAGTCGGCAATAACTGGAAAATCGCCAGCTTCCAGCTATCGGGGATGCCGAGTGGGAATTGA
- a CDS encoding KpsF/GutQ family sugar-phosphate isomerase translates to MKLTKNWQSIARDVMLAEAEAIRAATAHIGESFEQCVEAIRQLTGRVVITGVGKSALIGQKIVATLNSTGTPALFMHAADAIHGDLGMVQATDMVMAISKSGNTAEIKVLVPLIHRTGAKLVALVGEADSYLAKQADFVLLAPADREADPLNLAPTTSTTVALALGDALAIALLTARGFTRQDFARYHPGGALGKKLYLKVSDLFPNNQCPYVLPHTSIHDTMMTMSAGRLGAAAVLDVSGQTDSGRPIPSGTLLGIITDGDVRRMVSQYDNYHHLCARDIMTVNPVCVSPDDYAVAALEVMQSRNITQVLVSAPPNQLVGFVHLHDLLREGLV, encoded by the coding sequence TTGAAACTAACAAAAAATTGGCAATCCATTGCCCGCGATGTTATGCTGGCCGAGGCTGAGGCCATTCGCGCCGCCACCGCCCACATCGGCGAGTCATTTGAGCAGTGCGTCGAGGCGATTCGTCAGCTGACCGGGCGGGTGGTGATTACGGGCGTCGGAAAGAGTGCGCTGATCGGGCAAAAGATCGTGGCCACGCTTAATTCGACCGGCACGCCTGCCTTGTTTATGCACGCTGCCGACGCCATTCATGGCGATCTGGGCATGGTGCAGGCAACCGATATGGTTATGGCCATTTCGAAGAGTGGTAACACCGCCGAAATAAAGGTGCTGGTGCCGCTCATTCACCGCACGGGTGCCAAACTCGTCGCGCTGGTGGGCGAGGCCGACTCGTATCTGGCCAAGCAGGCCGATTTTGTTTTGCTGGCCCCCGCCGACCGCGAGGCCGATCCGCTCAACTTGGCCCCAACCACGAGCACGACGGTGGCACTGGCGCTGGGCGACGCGCTGGCGATTGCCCTGCTCACGGCCCGCGGCTTTACCCGGCAGGATTTTGCCCGGTACCACCCTGGTGGCGCTTTAGGGAAGAAATTGTACCTAAAAGTGAGCGATCTGTTTCCGAATAATCAATGTCCCTACGTGCTGCCCCATACCAGCATCCACGATACCATGATGACGATGTCAGCCGGGCGGCTGGGCGCGGCGGCTGTGCTGGACGTATCGGGCCAAACAGATTCGGGAAGGCCCATCCCGTCAGGTACGTTGCTGGGCATTATCACGGACGGCGACGTACGGCGCATGGTGAGTCAGTACGACAATTATCACCACCTCTGCGCGCGCGACATCATGACGGTGAACCCTGTCTGTGTTTCGCCCGACGACTATGCCGTGGCGGCGTTGGAGGTCATGCAATCGCGCAATATCACGCAGGTGTTAGTCTCGGCACCGCCCAATCAATTAGTCGGGTTTGTGCACCTGCACGATTTATTGCGGGAAGGATTGGTCTAA
- the recQ gene encoding DNA helicase RecQ, which produces MMQIDQSIQTTLKERLKEIFGFSQFRGDQETIIHNILAGKNTFVIMPTGAGKSLCYQLPAIASEGTAIVISPLIALMKNQVDQLNAFGINAQFLNSTLSKTEMTKVKKDTLNGTLKLLYIAPESLTKEENLDFLKKAVISFVAIDEAHCISEWGHDFRPEYRKIRGIVDNIGHHSGRMGLPVIALTATATPKVQQDIQKNLNMEDADVFKTSFNRKNLYYEIKPKVDAKKALIKYVKHNKGKSGIVYCLSRKTAEDIAELLRVNDVRALPYHAGLDPQTRIANQDAFLNEEVDVVCATIAFGMGIDKPDVRFVIHYDAPKSLEGYYQETGRAGRDGLEGNCIMFYSYDDIVKLEKFNKDKPVTERDNAKHLLQEMVSYANLGVCRRRQLLGYFGEYMEKDCGFCDNCLKPTPKFKAQAEIILALQTVLQTDQRFDVSHLADVLTATDNQYITSYEHDKLELYGKGKSFSEDCNVWCSLIKQITILGFLEKDVDNYGVLRVTQKGMNYIEDPYPVMLSTDHDYEQAEADAKEEDNNEATAGSGGNAYDEELLGLLKALRKKVAKEKNLPPYVIFQDPSMEEMATTYPTTREEMAQINGVGMGKVQKFGKPFIDLITKYVEENDIETAKDVVVKSTVNKSKIKIYIIQQIDRKIDLDEIAEAKDLTLVDLVEEIEHICYSGTRLNLDYYIDQIIDEDRQDEIFEYFMRAETDNIAVAMQQFQGDDFTEQELRLMRIKFLSEVAN; this is translated from the coding sequence ATGATGCAAATTGACCAGTCTATCCAGACAACATTGAAGGAGCGGCTGAAAGAAATTTTTGGATTCAGCCAATTTCGGGGCGACCAGGAAACGATTATTCATAATATCCTGGCAGGCAAAAACACCTTTGTCATCATGCCCACCGGGGCAGGCAAATCGCTTTGCTATCAGCTGCCCGCTATCGCTTCGGAAGGTACTGCCATCGTGATCTCGCCGCTGATTGCCCTGATGAAGAATCAGGTCGATCAACTTAATGCCTTTGGTATAAACGCGCAATTTCTGAACTCGACGCTCTCGAAAACCGAGATGACCAAGGTAAAGAAAGATACGCTCAACGGCACCCTCAAGCTCCTTTACATCGCGCCTGAGTCGCTCACGAAAGAGGAGAATCTCGATTTTCTGAAGAAGGCCGTCATCTCCTTTGTCGCCATCGACGAGGCACACTGTATCTCGGAATGGGGGCACGATTTCCGGCCGGAATACCGCAAAATCAGGGGTATTGTCGACAACATCGGGCATCACTCGGGCCGCATGGGCCTGCCCGTCATTGCCCTCACGGCCACCGCTACGCCCAAAGTGCAGCAGGATATTCAGAAGAACCTGAATATGGAAGATGCCGACGTGTTCAAGACGTCGTTCAACCGCAAAAACCTGTATTACGAGATCAAACCGAAGGTCGATGCCAAGAAGGCCCTGATCAAATACGTCAAGCACAACAAGGGTAAATCGGGCATTGTGTATTGCCTGAGCCGCAAAACCGCCGAAGACATTGCCGAATTGCTGCGGGTCAACGACGTGCGGGCCCTCCCCTACCACGCCGGCCTCGACCCACAGACCCGCATCGCCAACCAGGATGCGTTTCTGAACGAGGAAGTTGACGTGGTATGCGCGACCATCGCCTTTGGCATGGGTATCGACAAGCCCGACGTTCGGTTCGTAATTCACTACGACGCGCCCAAGTCGCTCGAAGGGTATTATCAGGAAACGGGCCGCGCTGGCCGCGATGGGCTGGAAGGCAACTGCATCATGTTCTACAGCTACGACGACATCGTGAAGCTGGAGAAATTCAACAAAGACAAGCCCGTTACCGAGCGCGACAACGCCAAGCACCTGTTGCAGGAGATGGTGTCGTATGCCAACCTCGGGGTGTGCCGCCGTCGGCAGTTGCTGGGTTACTTTGGCGAATACATGGAAAAGGATTGTGGCTTCTGCGACAACTGCCTTAAACCCACGCCCAAGTTTAAAGCGCAGGCCGAGATTATTCTGGCGTTACAAACGGTTTTGCAAACCGATCAGCGCTTCGACGTAAGCCACCTCGCCGACGTGTTGACCGCCACTGACAATCAGTACATTACCAGCTACGAGCACGACAAACTGGAGCTCTATGGCAAGGGTAAGTCGTTCAGCGAAGATTGCAACGTCTGGTGTTCGCTCATCAAGCAGATCACCATTCTGGGTTTCCTCGAAAAAGACGTCGACAACTACGGCGTGCTGCGCGTTACGCAGAAGGGGATGAACTACATCGAGGACCCCTATCCGGTGATGCTCTCGACCGACCACGACTACGAGCAGGCCGAAGCCGACGCCAAAGAGGAAGACAACAACGAGGCAACGGCCGGCAGCGGCGGCAACGCCTACGACGAAGAACTGCTGGGGCTGCTGAAGGCGCTGCGGAAGAAAGTTGCCAAGGAGAAAAACCTGCCTCCCTACGTGATCTTCCAGGACCCTTCTATGGAGGAGATGGCGACAACGTACCCAACCACGCGCGAAGAGATGGCGCAGATCAACGGCGTGGGTATGGGCAAGGTGCAGAAATTCGGCAAGCCGTTTATCGACCTGATTACCAAATACGTTGAAGAAAACGACATCGAAACGGCCAAAGACGTCGTTGTGAAGTCGACCGTCAACAAGTCGAAGATCAAAATTTACATTATTCAGCAGATTGACCGGAAGATCGACCTCGACGAAATCGCCGAAGCCAAAGACCTGACGCTCGTTGATCTGGTCGAAGAAATCGAACACATCTGCTACTCGGGTACGCGGCTGAACCTCGATTACTACATCGATCAGATTATCGACGAAGATCGGCAAGACGAGATTTTCGAGTATTTCATGCGGGCCGAAACCGATAACATTGCCGTTGCCATGCAGCAATTCCAGGGCGACGATTTTACCGAACAGGAACTCCGCCTCATGCGGATCAAATTCTTGTCAGAAGTAGCCAATTAA
- the purD gene encoding phosphoribosylamine--glycine ligase produces MNILILGSGGREHAFAWKLTQSPLCDHLFVAPGNAGTAQMATNLPIAVTDFAAIAKAIRTHQIDLLLIGPEEPLVKGVVDYLRQQPDLTTLRIVGPDALGAQLEGSKDFSKTFMAKHGIPTASSRTFTDETLAEGLAYLETHTLPVVLKADGLAAGKGVIIADTVVQAQDTLREMLGGRFGEAGHRVVIEQFLRGIELSVFVLSDGTNYKILPEAKDYKRIGEGDTGPNTGGMGAVSPVVFANDTFLRKVEERVVKPTMAGLQQEGIVYKGFIFIGLMNVKSEPYVIEYNARMGDPETEVVLPRIQTDLVELLVATADGELDKVTMQVLPQTAVTTVLVAGGYPDAYEKGKAIADLDRLDDVTAFHAGTTNLDGQVVTNGGRVLAITAIANSLENAVRKSQEAARTVTYDGKYFRKDIGLDLIRYQD; encoded by the coding sequence ATGAATATACTTATACTTGGCTCGGGGGGGCGCGAACATGCCTTTGCATGGAAACTGACCCAGAGTCCGTTGTGTGATCATCTGTTTGTAGCGCCGGGCAATGCTGGCACCGCGCAGATGGCAACCAACTTACCCATTGCTGTTACCGATTTTGCCGCTATTGCCAAGGCCATACGTACCCACCAGATCGATCTGCTGCTGATCGGCCCGGAAGAGCCGCTGGTGAAAGGCGTAGTCGATTACTTGCGTCAGCAACCCGATCTGACCACGTTGCGCATCGTGGGGCCAGATGCGCTGGGGGCGCAGTTGGAGGGCAGCAAAGATTTTTCGAAGACCTTCATGGCGAAGCACGGCATCCCGACAGCCAGCTCGCGCACGTTTACCGACGAAACCCTGGCCGAAGGCCTGGCCTACCTGGAAACACATACACTGCCGGTGGTGTTAAAAGCGGACGGGCTGGCGGCCGGCAAGGGGGTCATTATTGCCGATACCGTGGTGCAGGCGCAGGATACGTTGCGCGAAATGCTCGGCGGGCGATTTGGCGAAGCAGGCCACCGGGTCGTGATTGAGCAGTTTCTGCGGGGCATTGAACTGTCGGTCTTCGTTCTGAGCGATGGCACGAACTATAAGATTCTGCCCGAAGCCAAAGATTACAAACGCATTGGCGAAGGGGACACCGGCCCCAACACGGGCGGCATGGGTGCTGTTTCGCCGGTGGTGTTTGCCAACGACACGTTTCTTCGGAAAGTCGAAGAGCGCGTTGTGAAGCCCACGATGGCGGGCCTTCAACAGGAAGGCATCGTCTACAAAGGCTTCATTTTTATTGGGTTGATGAACGTGAAAAGTGAGCCGTACGTCATTGAGTATAACGCCCGGATGGGCGATCCCGAAACGGAAGTGGTGTTGCCGCGCATTCAGACCGACCTGGTCGAACTGCTGGTAGCCACGGCCGATGGCGAACTCGACAAGGTGACGATGCAGGTGTTGCCCCAAACCGCCGTTACGACGGTGCTGGTTGCGGGAGGCTATCCCGATGCGTATGAGAAAGGCAAAGCCATTGCCGACCTCGACCGCCTCGATGACGTAACCGCTTTTCATGCGGGCACAACCAACCTCGACGGGCAGGTTGTGACCAACGGAGGACGCGTGCTGGCGATTACAGCCATTGCCAACTCGCTCGAAAACGCCGTACGGAAGTCGCAGGAAGCGGCCCGGACGGTAACTTACGACGGAAAGTATTTCCGAAAAGATATAGGACTGGATCTGATCCGGTACCAAGACTGA
- a CDS encoding PSP1 domain-containing protein: MGCQSCAVGGCGSRARTTDTDEVAVATKTAGCSSGGCSSGGCNKLNSFDWLSDMLPSNAPNTRDGYTVVEVKFKGGRKDYFRNVHNLDLTTGDFVVCEMTSGYHLGAVSMQGDLVRLQLKRKHIQINDDTKVIQRVATQRDLEKHEQAILRDLPSLYRAREIVRDLKLQMKLSDVEFQSDNTKATFYYSSEERVDFRELIKMLASEFKVRVEMRQISLRQEAGRIGGLGSCGRELCCSTWLTDFKNITTSAARYQNLSLNPAKLSGQCGRLKCCLNYELDTYVDALRDIPTVDKPLETQKGRAFLQKTDIFRKIMWFGYSSESTWHPLPIARVLEIVALNKQGVVPESFDVLTPVGEKEALSAAALNADLTQLDKKYASQNRSSSSRRKKKKR, from the coding sequence ATGGGATGTCAATCCTGTGCTGTTGGCGGATGCGGGTCTCGCGCCCGAACAACCGATACCGATGAGGTAGCCGTAGCGACCAAAACGGCGGGTTGTTCGAGTGGAGGCTGCTCATCAGGCGGCTGCAATAAACTAAACTCGTTTGACTGGTTGAGCGATATGCTCCCATCAAACGCACCTAACACCCGCGACGGCTATACCGTCGTTGAGGTAAAATTTAAAGGCGGACGCAAAGACTACTTCCGCAATGTGCATAACCTGGACCTGACGACGGGCGACTTTGTGGTGTGTGAGATGACCTCGGGCTACCACCTCGGCGCCGTTTCGATGCAGGGTGATCTGGTGCGGCTGCAACTCAAACGCAAGCACATCCAGATCAACGACGATACGAAGGTGATTCAGCGGGTAGCGACCCAACGCGACCTGGAGAAACACGAACAGGCCATTCTGCGCGATTTGCCAAGCCTCTACCGTGCCCGCGAGATCGTGCGTGACCTGAAGTTGCAGATGAAGCTTTCCGACGTGGAGTTTCAGTCAGACAACACGAAAGCGACGTTCTACTACTCGTCGGAAGAGCGGGTCGATTTTCGGGAGCTGATCAAGATGCTGGCGTCGGAGTTCAAGGTGCGCGTCGAGATGCGGCAGATCAGTTTGCGGCAGGAAGCGGGGCGTATCGGCGGGTTGGGTTCGTGCGGCCGGGAGCTCTGTTGCTCAACCTGGCTGACCGATTTCAAAAACATTACCACCTCGGCCGCGCGCTACCAGAATCTGTCGCTCAACCCGGCTAAGTTGTCGGGGCAGTGCGGTCGGCTCAAATGCTGCCTTAATTACGAACTCGATACCTACGTGGATGCGCTGCGCGACATCCCGACGGTCGACAAGCCGCTGGAAACGCAGAAAGGCCGCGCCTTTTTGCAGAAGACCGACATCTTCCGCAAGATCATGTGGTTCGGTTATAGTTCGGAAAGCACCTGGCATCCGTTGCCCATTGCGCGGGTGCTGGAGATTGTTGCGCTAAACAAGCAGGGCGTTGTACCCGAGTCGTTTGACGTGCTCACGCCGGTTGGTGAGAAAGAAGCCCTTTCAGCCGCCGCTCTCAACGCCGACCTGACGCAGCTGGACAAGAAATACGCCAGCCAGAACCGCAGCAGTAGCAGCCGACGGAAAAAGAAAAAACGGTAA